The following coding sequences are from one Streptomyces sp. V3I7 window:
- a CDS encoding M4 family metallopeptidase has product MTTHGGFEPVFCTIVPPHLLDKLAQDGDAALSGPARRTLERDALERTRRRLTTVVGATSVAAPAGAAADQPHRTVYDARHTENLPGEKVRAEGSAPGKDATVNRAYAGLGATFELYLKAYGRNSIDGEGLPLDATVHFGENYDNAFWNGEQMVFGDGDNEVFLDFTIPVDVIGHELTHGVTQYTANLTYFGQSGALNESISDVFGSLIKQYSLGQTAAEADWLIGAGLLAPRVTGTALRSMKAPGTAYDDDVLGKDPQPATMDDYVRTGRDNGGVHINSGIPNHAFYLAATTLGGNSWERAGQIWYDVLTGGELIAKATFTDFAKLTVKAARARYKDGEELQAVLKAWEQVGVQTA; this is encoded by the coding sequence ATGACGACCCACGGGGGCTTCGAGCCCGTCTTCTGCACCATCGTCCCGCCCCACCTCCTCGACAAGCTCGCCCAGGACGGCGACGCCGCCCTGTCCGGCCCCGCGCGCCGGACCCTGGAGCGCGACGCCCTCGAGCGCACCCGCCGCCGGCTGACCACGGTCGTCGGCGCCACGTCCGTCGCCGCGCCCGCGGGTGCGGCCGCCGACCAGCCGCACCGCACCGTCTACGACGCGCGGCACACCGAGAACCTGCCCGGCGAGAAGGTCCGCGCCGAGGGCTCGGCCCCCGGCAAGGACGCCACCGTCAACCGCGCCTACGCGGGCCTCGGCGCCACCTTCGAGCTGTACCTGAAGGCGTACGGCCGCAACTCCATCGACGGCGAGGGCCTGCCGCTCGACGCCACCGTGCACTTCGGCGAGAACTACGACAACGCCTTCTGGAACGGCGAGCAGATGGTGTTCGGCGACGGGGACAACGAGGTCTTCCTCGACTTCACCATCCCGGTCGACGTCATCGGCCACGAGCTGACCCACGGCGTCACGCAGTACACCGCGAACCTCACGTACTTCGGCCAGTCCGGCGCACTCAACGAGTCGATCTCGGACGTCTTCGGCTCGCTGATCAAGCAGTACTCGCTGGGCCAGACCGCCGCCGAGGCCGACTGGCTGATCGGCGCCGGCCTGCTCGCCCCGCGCGTCACCGGCACCGCCCTGCGCTCCATGAAGGCCCCGGGCACGGCGTACGACGACGACGTCCTCGGCAAGGACCCGCAGCCCGCGACGATGGACGACTACGTCCGGACCGGCCGCGACAACGGCGGCGTGCACATCAACTCCGGCATCCCCAACCACGCGTTCTACCTGGCCGCCACCACCCTCGGCGGCAACTCCTGGGAGCGGGCGGGCCAGATCTGGTACGACGTCCTCACCGGCGGCGAACTCATCGCCAAGGCCACGTTCACGGACTTCGCCAAGCTGACGGTGAAGGCGGCCCGGGCCCGCTACAAGGACGGCGAGGAACTCCAGGCCGTTCTGAAGGCGTGGGAGCAAGTCGGTGTGCAGACGGCGTAG
- a CDS encoding protealysin inhibitor emfourin: MHIEVRRTGGFAGIERHAEVDTTDRPDAQHWQTLAEQALTPASPTPSRGVPDGFHYEITVDGKTIHTADPHVTEPQRELISRVLKEGA; this comes from the coding sequence ATGCATATCGAGGTGAGGCGCACGGGCGGTTTCGCGGGCATCGAACGCCACGCGGAAGTGGACACCACGGACCGCCCCGACGCCCAGCACTGGCAAACCCTGGCCGAACAGGCCCTGACCCCCGCGTCACCCACCCCCTCGAGGGGCGTACCGGACGGCTTCCACTACGAGATCACGGTAGACGGCAAAACAATCCACACCGCCGACCCCCACGTGACGGAACCCCAACGGGAGCTGATCTCAAGAGTGTTGAAGGAGGGGGCGTAG
- the era gene encoding GTPase Era, protein MGAMSVRTQSSEQSAEAAHRAGFACFVGRPNAGKSTLTNALVGQKVAITANQPQTTRHTVRGIVHRPDAQLILVDTPGLHKPRTLLGERLNDIVRTTWAEVDVIGFCLPANEKIGPGDRFIAKELASIKKTPKIAIVTKTDLVDSKTLAEQLIAIDQLATELGFEWAEIIPVSAVGDEQVDLLSDLIVPLLPEGPALYPEGDLTDEPEQVMVAELIREAALEGVRDELPHSIAVVVEEMLPREDRPADKPLLDIHANVYIERPSQKGIIIGPKGKRLKEVGIKSRKHIEALLGTPVFLDLHVKVAKDWQRDPKQLRKLGF, encoded by the coding sequence ATGGGCGCCATGAGCGTTCGTACCCAGTCATCCGAGCAGTCGGCCGAGGCCGCCCACCGTGCCGGCTTCGCCTGCTTCGTGGGCCGCCCCAACGCGGGCAAGTCCACCCTCACGAACGCTCTCGTCGGGCAGAAGGTGGCGATCACCGCCAACCAGCCGCAGACGACGCGGCACACGGTACGGGGCATCGTCCACCGTCCGGACGCCCAGCTGATCCTGGTCGACACCCCCGGGCTGCACAAGCCGCGCACGCTGCTGGGCGAGCGGCTGAACGACATCGTGCGCACGACGTGGGCCGAGGTCGACGTGATCGGCTTCTGCCTGCCGGCGAACGAGAAGATCGGCCCCGGTGACCGCTTCATCGCGAAGGAGCTGGCGTCGATCAAGAAGACGCCGAAGATCGCGATCGTCACGAAGACCGACCTGGTGGATTCCAAGACGCTCGCCGAGCAGCTCATCGCGATCGACCAGCTCGCCACGGAGCTCGGCTTCGAGTGGGCGGAGATCATCCCGGTGTCGGCGGTCGGGGACGAGCAGGTGGACCTGCTGTCCGACCTGATCGTGCCGCTGCTGCCGGAGGGGCCCGCGCTCTACCCCGAGGGCGATCTGACGGACGAGCCCGAGCAGGTGATGGTCGCCGAGCTGATCCGGGAGGCGGCGCTGGAGGGTGTACGCGACGAGCTGCCGCACTCCATCGCGGTGGTCGTGGAGGAGATGCTCCCGCGCGAGGACCGGCCGGCGGACAAGCCGCTGCTCGACATCCACGCCAACGTGTACATCGAGCGGCCGAGCCAGAAGGGCATCATCATCGGGCCCAAGGGCAAGCGGCTGAAGGAGGTCGGCATCAAGTCCCGCAAGCACATCGAGGCGCTGCTGGGGACGCCGGTCTTTCTGGATCTGCACGTGAAGGTGGCCAAGGACTGGCAGCGCGACCCGAAGCAGCTCCGTAAGCTGGGCTTCTGA
- a CDS encoding ammonium transporter → MPLAAAKLDTGDTAWLLAATALVLLMTPGLALFYGGMVRTKSVLNMLMMSFVSIALVTVVWLAAGYSLAFGDDAFAGLVGSLGHAGMAGLGPGSVQGTVPTLLFATFQLTFAIITAALISGAVADRTRFGAWLVFVPVWALLVYVPVTHWVWGPGGWIRDGLGALDFAGGLPVEITSGASGLALCLVLGPRLGFKKDAMRPHNLPMVVIGAGLLWFGWFGFNAGSALGANGLAAAAFLNTLAAGCTGLLGWLFVEHKRDGHPTTLGAASGAVAGLVAITPSCGSVSLLGSLAVGLVAGVVCSYAVGWKFKLNYDDSLDVVGVHLVGGIIGTVLIGLFAVREMTGGPQGLLYGGGLAQLGRQLVAVAVVATYAFAVTYGIGKLIDKAMGFRASEEEEREGLDLTVHAETAYDHGVLGHGAPVAHSAVSSAQKVNRPA, encoded by the coding sequence GTGCCCCTCGCCGCCGCGAAACTGGACACCGGCGACACCGCCTGGCTGCTCGCCGCCACCGCACTCGTCCTGCTGATGACCCCGGGACTGGCCCTCTTCTACGGCGGCATGGTCCGTACGAAGAGCGTCCTCAACATGCTGATGATGAGCTTCGTGTCGATCGCCCTGGTCACCGTGGTGTGGCTGGCGGCCGGCTACTCCCTCGCGTTCGGCGACGACGCGTTCGCCGGGCTCGTCGGCTCCCTCGGCCACGCGGGGATGGCGGGCCTCGGCCCCGGCAGCGTCCAGGGCACGGTGCCCACCCTCCTCTTCGCCACCTTCCAGCTCACCTTCGCGATCATCACGGCCGCCCTGATCAGCGGCGCCGTCGCCGACCGGACACGGTTCGGGGCGTGGCTGGTCTTCGTCCCCGTCTGGGCGCTGCTCGTCTACGTCCCCGTCACCCACTGGGTGTGGGGTCCCGGCGGCTGGATCAGGGACGGGCTCGGCGCGCTCGACTTCGCCGGCGGCCTCCCGGTCGAGATCACCTCCGGCGCCTCGGGTCTCGCCCTGTGCCTGGTCCTCGGTCCGCGCCTCGGCTTCAAGAAGGACGCGATGCGCCCGCACAACCTGCCGATGGTCGTGATCGGCGCGGGTCTGCTCTGGTTCGGCTGGTTCGGCTTCAACGCGGGCTCCGCGCTCGGCGCGAACGGCCTCGCCGCCGCCGCGTTCCTCAACACCCTCGCCGCGGGCTGCACGGGCCTGCTCGGCTGGCTCTTCGTCGAGCACAAGCGCGACGGCCACCCCACCACCCTGGGCGCGGCCTCCGGCGCGGTCGCGGGCCTGGTGGCGATCACCCCGTCCTGCGGCTCGGTCTCGCTGCTCGGCTCGCTGGCCGTCGGTCTGGTCGCGGGTGTCGTCTGCTCGTACGCCGTGGGCTGGAAGTTCAAGCTGAACTACGACGACTCGCTCGACGTCGTCGGCGTCCACCTGGTCGGCGGGATCATCGGCACCGTCCTCATCGGCCTGTTCGCGGTCCGGGAGATGACCGGTGGACCGCAGGGGCTGCTGTACGGCGGCGGGCTCGCGCAGCTCGGCAGGCAGCTGGTGGCCGTGGCGGTCGTCGCGACGTACGCCTTCGCCGTCACGTACGGCATCGGCAAGCTGATCGACAAGGCCATGGGCTTCCGCGCGAGCGAGGAGGAGGAGCGGGAGGGCCTGGACCTTACGGTGCACGCCGAGACGGCCTACGATCACGGGGTCCTGGGCCACGGCGCCCCGGTCGCCCACTCCGCAGTCTCCTCCGCGCAGAAGGTCAACCGCCCGGCATGA
- a CDS encoding P-II family nitrogen regulator: MKLITAIVKPYRLDEVKNALQELGVHGLTVTEASGYGRQRGHTEVYRGAEYRVDLVPKVRIEVVVEDADADAVIDAVVRAAHTGKIGDGKVWAVPVETVVRVRTSERGPDAL, encoded by the coding sequence ATGAAGCTCATCACCGCGATCGTGAAGCCGTACCGCCTCGACGAGGTCAAGAACGCCCTCCAGGAACTCGGCGTGCACGGCCTGACCGTGACCGAGGCCAGCGGATACGGCCGGCAGCGCGGCCACACCGAGGTGTACCGCGGCGCCGAGTACCGCGTCGACCTGGTGCCGAAGGTCCGTATCGAGGTCGTCGTCGAGGACGCCGACGCGGACGCCGTGATCGACGCGGTCGTCCGGGCCGCGCACACCGGGAAGATCGGCGACGGGAAGGTCTGGGCGGTGCCCGTCGAGACCGTCGTACGGGTGCGCACCTCAGAGCGCGGTCCCGACGCGCTCTGA
- a CDS encoding cytidine deaminase, whose protein sequence is MTDTNALDPEDRKIVTLARSARARNGVPEGAAVRDETGRTYVAGTVALDSLKLSALRTAVAMAVASGARSLEAAAVVTEADGAAPEDLAAVRDLGGAGTPVLVAGPDGAVRLTVSTG, encoded by the coding sequence ATGACGGACACCAACGCGCTTGACCCGGAAGACCGCAAGATCGTCACCCTGGCCCGTTCCGCCCGGGCCCGCAACGGGGTGCCCGAGGGCGCGGCGGTGCGCGACGAGACGGGCCGTACGTACGTCGCCGGGACCGTGGCCCTCGACTCGCTGAAGCTGAGCGCACTGCGGACCGCGGTCGCGATGGCGGTGGCGTCCGGGGCCAGGTCGCTGGAGGCGGCGGCGGTCGTCACGGAGGCCGACGGCGCCGCCCCCGAGGACCTGGCGGCCGTACGGGACCTGGGCGGTGCCGGGACGCCGGTGCTGGTGGCGGGCCCGGACGGTGCGGTCCGGCTGACCGTCTCCACCGGCTGA
- a CDS encoding helix-turn-helix transcriptional regulator gives MADDELKSRRLGELREFLRSRRARVSPAEAGLPGGGGRRRTPGLRREEVAVLAGVGASWYQWLEQGRDISVSPQVLDSVARVLRLSNAERRHLYVLAGLNPPAPEVAPEKRDMCEGLRRVIDTWMPYPAHIMDMYYNCVMYNDAAAIVLGMRPGTTQNCVVDYFTDPLYRSRARSWERNARAVVAQFRAASSCRPDDEGFQALLAELTESSPEFTALWAERDIEDAGQIRKELEHPLVGLLCVESTAMKLPARPDLTVVLHTPLDEADTAAKLEWLASPEGRRGALHPVAG, from the coding sequence GTGGCGGACGACGAGTTGAAGAGCCGTCGGCTGGGCGAACTGCGCGAGTTCCTGCGGAGCCGGCGGGCCCGGGTGTCCCCGGCCGAGGCCGGACTGCCGGGCGGCGGGGGACGGCGGCGCACGCCCGGACTGCGCCGCGAGGAGGTCGCCGTGCTCGCCGGCGTGGGCGCCTCCTGGTACCAGTGGCTGGAGCAGGGCCGGGACATCTCCGTCTCGCCGCAGGTCCTCGACTCCGTCGCACGGGTGCTGCGGCTCAGCAACGCCGAGCGGCGGCACCTGTACGTCCTCGCCGGACTGAACCCGCCCGCGCCCGAAGTGGCGCCGGAGAAGCGGGACATGTGCGAGGGGCTGCGGCGGGTCATCGACACCTGGATGCCGTACCCGGCGCACATCATGGACATGTACTACAACTGCGTGATGTACAACGACGCCGCCGCGATCGTGCTCGGCATGCGGCCCGGCACCACCCAGAACTGCGTCGTCGACTACTTCACGGACCCGCTGTACCGGTCGCGGGCGAGGAGCTGGGAGCGCAACGCCCGTGCGGTGGTCGCCCAGTTCCGGGCCGCCAGCTCCTGCCGCCCCGACGACGAGGGGTTCCAGGCACTGCTGGCCGAACTGACCGAGTCCAGCCCGGAGTTCACCGCGCTGTGGGCCGAGCGGGACATCGAGGACGCCGGGCAGATCCGCAAGGAGCTGGAGCATCCGCTGGTCGGGCTGCTGTGCGTGGAGTCGACGGCGATGAAGCTGCCGGCCCGGCCCGATCTGACGGTCGTTCTGCATACCCCGCTGGACGAGGCGGACACCGCCGCGAAGCTGGAGTGGCTGGCCTCGCCGGAGGGGCGGCGCGGGGCGCTCCACCCCGTCGCGGGCTGA
- a CDS encoding MFS transporter, producing the protein MAIDTSLSPAPTPGPDDVQPSRTARLSRRDTLVLLVLCAAQFMVSLDFSVLNVALPALGDDLGMSRSALQWAVTAFALPSGGFLLLSGRIGDLFGRRRLFLIGLALFGAASLLATFAWDPASFLAGRALQGLGAAAIVPTGMSLLTTTFAEGPARDRALSISGTLLSLGFTIGMVAGGVLTDTLGWRSTMGLLSVFALLALVLAPGLLPESRSPERPRLDVPGAVTVTGGLLALIYALSTAADRGFGHGDVVVTLVAGLALLAAFTVVESRAEAPLVSLPMLRRRTVAWGNLGGLVTFSMMSAVVFVLTLYFQEVLGLSAFETGLVFGVQGVLSAVAGACAPRVIGRFGARRTLVGSLAGQGALVAALLGLDAHTWSVWLATAAVSLASMCHLGAIISYGLTVASGVPDEEQGLATGLITSTQQVGITVGIPLLGVLATTSADLLSGVRTVLALDAAIVLAAAVLVGLGLRSRRQAASGAVEPEALGAR; encoded by the coding sequence ATGGCGATCGACACCTCCCTCTCCCCCGCCCCCACGCCCGGACCGGACGACGTACAACCGTCCCGGACGGCCCGGCTGTCGCGGCGCGACACGCTCGTCCTGCTGGTCCTGTGCGCGGCCCAGTTCATGGTCTCGCTCGACTTCTCCGTGCTGAACGTGGCACTGCCCGCGCTCGGCGACGACCTCGGCATGAGCCGCTCCGCCCTCCAGTGGGCGGTCACCGCCTTCGCGTTGCCCTCCGGCGGCTTCCTGCTGCTGTCCGGCCGGATCGGCGACCTGTTCGGTCGCCGCAGGCTGTTCCTCATCGGGCTCGCCCTGTTCGGCGCGGCCTCGCTGCTCGCGACGTTCGCCTGGGACCCGGCGTCCTTCCTCGCCGGCCGGGCGCTGCAGGGCCTGGGCGCGGCGGCGATCGTCCCGACCGGCATGTCCCTGCTCACCACCACCTTCGCGGAGGGCCCGGCCCGCGACCGCGCGCTGAGCATCTCGGGCACGCTGCTCTCGCTCGGCTTCACGATCGGCATGGTCGCGGGCGGCGTACTGACCGACACCCTCGGCTGGCGTTCCACGATGGGCCTGCTCTCGGTGTTCGCACTGCTCGCACTGGTCCTGGCGCCCGGTCTGCTGCCCGAGTCGCGTTCCCCGGAGCGCCCGCGGCTGGACGTGCCCGGCGCGGTGACCGTCACCGGCGGCCTGCTCGCGCTGATCTACGCCCTGTCGACGGCCGCCGACCGCGGCTTCGGCCACGGCGACGTCGTCGTCACCCTGGTCGCGGGCCTCGCGCTGCTCGCCGCCTTCACCGTCGTCGAGTCGCGCGCCGAGGCTCCGCTGGTCTCGCTGCCCATGCTGCGCCGCCGCACGGTGGCCTGGGGCAACCTGGGCGGTCTGGTCACGTTCTCGATGATGTCGGCGGTGGTCTTCGTGCTGACGCTGTACTTCCAGGAGGTCCTGGGGCTGTCGGCCTTCGAGACGGGGCTCGTCTTCGGTGTGCAGGGCGTTCTGTCGGCGGTCGCCGGCGCCTGTGCCCCGAGGGTCATCGGCCGCTTCGGCGCCCGGCGTACGCTGGTCGGCTCGCTCGCCGGACAGGGTGCGCTGGTCGCCGCCCTGCTCGGCCTGGACGCCCACACCTGGTCGGTGTGGCTCGCGACGGCGGCCGTGTCGCTGGCGAGCATGTGCCACCTGGGCGCGATCATCTCCTACGGCCTGACCGTCGCCTCCGGCGTCCCGGACGAGGAGCAGGGCCTGGCCACCGGGCTGATCACCTCGACGCAGCAGGTCGGCATCACCGTCGGCATCCCGCTGCTCGGCGTCCTGGCGACGACCTCCGCGGACCTGCTGTCCGGCGTCCGCACGGTGCTGGCGCTGGACGCGGCGATCGTGCTCGCGGCGGCGGTCCTGGTCGGCCTGGGGCTGCGGAGCCGGCGCCAGGCCGCCTCAGGGGCGGTCGAGCCGGAGGCGCTCGGCGCGCGGTAG
- a CDS encoding MmcQ/YjbR family DNA-binding protein has protein sequence MRPQELRAFCLSFNAAVEDFPFNPETSVFKVLGKLFALTDLGARPLRINLKCDPDEAVRLRGEYPGLILPGYHMNKRHWNTVTVGDELPDRLVRELVEDSYDLVVAGLPRAERLRLDRP, from the coding sequence GTGAGACCTCAGGAACTGCGCGCGTTCTGCCTGTCGTTCAACGCGGCCGTGGAGGACTTCCCGTTCAACCCGGAGACCTCGGTCTTCAAGGTCCTGGGCAAGCTCTTCGCGCTGACCGACCTCGGCGCGCGCCCCCTGAGGATCAACCTCAAGTGTGACCCGGACGAGGCGGTCCGGCTGCGCGGCGAGTACCCGGGCCTGATCCTCCCCGGGTACCACATGAACAAGCGGCACTGGAACACCGTCACCGTCGGCGACGAGCTCCCGGACCGGCTGGTCCGGGAGCTCGTCGAGGACTCGTACGACCTGGTCGTCGCCGGGCTACCGCGCGCCGAGCGCCTCCGGCTCGACCGCCCCTGA
- a CDS encoding hemolysin family protein yields MSPQIVVGAVALVVVAWLAACAEAGIARVSSFRAEEAVKSGRRGSAKLAQVAADPTRYLNVALLVRVACEMAAAALVTYACLQEIRGTAQALLAAIGVMVLVSYVAVGVSPRTIGRQHPLNTATAAAYALLPLARVMGPVPSLLILIGNALTPGKGFRRGPFASEAELRAMVDLAEKESLIEDDERRMVHSVFELGDTLVREVMVPRTDLIVIERYKTIRQALTLALRSGFSRIPVTGESEDDIVGIVYLKDLVRKTHISRDAENDLVSTAMRPAVFVPDTKNAGDLLREMQKERNHVAVVIDEYGGTAGIVTIEDILEEIVGEITDEYDRELPPVEELGDDRYRVTARLDITDLGELYGLESYDDEDVETVGGLLAKALGRVPIAGASSAVELPDGRELRLTAEAAAGRRNKIVTVLVEPAGEADRPSLPGSPERAEARARDEQETRPA; encoded by the coding sequence ATGAGTCCGCAGATCGTCGTCGGCGCGGTCGCCCTCGTCGTCGTCGCATGGCTCGCCGCCTGCGCCGAGGCGGGCATCGCGCGCGTGTCCAGTTTCCGGGCCGAGGAGGCGGTGAAGTCCGGGCGGCGCGGCAGCGCCAAGCTCGCCCAGGTCGCCGCCGACCCGACCCGCTACCTCAACGTGGCCCTGCTGGTCCGCGTCGCCTGTGAGATGGCCGCCGCGGCCCTGGTCACGTACGCGTGCCTCCAGGAGATCCGCGGCACCGCGCAGGCGCTGCTCGCCGCCATCGGCGTCATGGTCCTGGTGTCGTACGTCGCCGTCGGCGTCTCCCCGCGCACCATCGGCCGCCAGCACCCGCTGAACACGGCGACGGCGGCCGCCTACGCGCTGCTGCCGCTCGCCCGCGTCATGGGTCCGGTCCCGTCGCTGCTCATCCTCATCGGCAACGCGCTGACTCCCGGCAAGGGCTTCCGTCGCGGTCCGTTCGCCTCCGAGGCCGAGCTGCGTGCGATGGTCGACCTGGCGGAGAAGGAGTCGCTGATCGAGGACGACGAGCGCCGCATGGTCCACTCGGTCTTCGAGCTCGGCGACACCCTCGTACGCGAGGTCATGGTCCCCCGCACCGACCTGATCGTCATCGAGCGGTACAAGACCATCCGCCAGGCGCTCACCCTCGCCCTGCGCTCCGGCTTCTCGCGCATCCCGGTCACCGGCGAGAGCGAGGACGACATCGTCGGCATCGTGTATCTCAAGGACCTGGTCCGCAAGACGCACATCAGCCGCGACGCCGAGAACGACCTGGTGTCCACGGCCATGCGCCCCGCCGTCTTCGTGCCCGACACCAAGAACGCCGGCGACCTGCTGCGCGAGATGCAGAAGGAGCGCAACCACGTCGCCGTCGTCATCGACGAGTACGGCGGCACGGCCGGCATCGTCACCATCGAGGACATCCTCGAGGAGATCGTCGGCGAGATCACCGACGAGTACGACCGTGAGCTGCCGCCCGTGGAGGAGCTCGGCGACGACCGCTACCGGGTCACCGCCCGCCTCGACATCACCGACCTCGGCGAGCTGTACGGCCTGGAGAGCTACGACGACGAGGACGTCGAGACCGTCGGCGGCCTGCTCGCCAAGGCCCTCGGCCGGGTGCCGATCGCCGGTGCCTCCTCGGCCGTGGAACTCCCCGACGGACGCGAGCTGCGGCTCACCGCCGAGGCCGCGGCCGGCCGCCGGAACAAGATCGTGACCGTGCTGGTGGAGCCGGCGGGCGAGGCGGACCGGCCCTCCCTCCCGGGCTCGCCCGAGCGGGCGGAGGCCCGCGCCCGCGATGAGCAGGAGACGAGGCCCGCGTGA
- the ybeY gene encoding rRNA maturation RNase YbeY, with the protein MSIDVNNESGTEVDEQAILDIARYALARMRIHPLSELSVIVVDADAMEQLHIQWMDLPGPTDVMSFPMDELRPPSKDEEEPPQGLLGDIVLCPEVATRQGAEAPTQHSMDEELQLLTVHGVLHLLGYDHEEPDEKAEMFGLQAAIVDGWRAEKGLTGPSPAPTVS; encoded by the coding sequence ATGTCGATCGACGTCAACAACGAGTCCGGAACCGAGGTCGACGAGCAGGCGATCCTCGACATCGCCCGCTACGCGCTCGCGCGGATGCGCATCCACCCGCTCTCCGAGCTCTCGGTGATCGTCGTGGACGCCGACGCCATGGAGCAGCTGCACATCCAGTGGATGGACCTCCCGGGCCCCACCGATGTCATGTCGTTCCCGATGGACGAGCTGCGGCCGCCCTCGAAGGACGAGGAGGAGCCCCCGCAGGGACTCCTCGGTGACATCGTGCTGTGCCCGGAGGTCGCCACCAGGCAGGGCGCCGAGGCGCCCACGCAGCACTCCATGGACGAGGAGCTTCAACTGCTCACCGTCCACGGCGTGCTGCACCTGCTCGGGTACGACCACGAGGAGCCCGACGAGAAGGCGGAGATGTTCGGCCTCCAGGCGGCCATCGTGGACGGCTGGCGCGCGGAGAAGGGCCTGACCGGCCCGTCCCCGGCGCCGACGGTCTCGTAA